In Zonotrichia albicollis isolate bZonAlb1 chromosome 26, bZonAlb1.hap1, whole genome shotgun sequence, a genomic segment contains:
- the FAM136A gene encoding protein FAM136A, translating to MAEAAQGRVQAAVESAVQGLEREQIRGMQGAMFRCSARCCEDAAASMQEVQRCIERCHAPLARAQAIVTAELEHFQDRLSRCSLQCSDQAKDALDSGGSEPRVRGQLDACLATCGEQHLRLVPAMAKKMRDGLASIQQ from the exons ATGGCGGAGGCGGCGCAGGGCCGGGTGCAGGCCGCGGTGGAGAGCGCGGTGCAGGGGCTGGAGCGGGAGCAGATCCGCGGCATGCAG ggcgCCATGTTCCGCTGCAGCGCTCGGTGCTGCGAGGACGCCGCCGCCTCCATGCAGGAGGTGCAGCGCTGCATCGAGCGCTGCCACGCGCCCCTGGCCCGCGCCCAGGCCATCGTCACCGCTGAGCTCGAGCACTTCCAG GACCGGCTGAGCCGCTGCTCGCTGCAGTGCTCGGACCAGGCCAAGGACGCCCTGGACTCGGGGGGCTCGGAGCCGCGCGTGCGGGGCCAGCTGGACGCCTGCCTGGCCACCTGCGGGGAGCAGCACCTGCGCCTTGTGCCCGCCATGGCCAAGAAGATGCGGGACGGGCTGGCCAGCATCCAGCAGTGA
- the LOC141731947 gene encoding prenylcysteine oxidase 1-like has product MLGLGRFLLLLLLAGFCPPAISLRHGPSKIAVVGGGIGGSAAAYFLRQKFGRSVQLHVLEKAALGGRLDTLDVEGASYEAGGSVIHPLNLHMKHFVQELGLSANTLQGSPSGVYNGEEFVFEESSWSFINRPKLLWHYGLNPLRMSMWVEDILDKFMRIYRYQMHDYAFSSNERLLHALGGDDFARLLNQSIDEAMQKAGFSQKFINQVVCPVMRYAYGQGVTVNGFVGALLAGWLESGLWSVKGGNKLVCSGLIYSSKAEVIPGTVVSIEPKTRHQRGGDVVKLYEVTYNTSSGLTGDTYDIVVIAAPLGRKMANITFRNFDPPIPEFHSPYQQIFTTLVHGRLNTSFFGYQDPQDFHLGAVFTTDNPKLFFNSVNLEPPVGDTGTGEKLPLPSAVWKVFSNEELSKEQLNLLFSSYDSVKVKPWLAYPQYSAPESFPPIVLHEQLYYLNGLERAASAMEMSAIAARNAALLAFHRWHGHGASVDQEDLHERLKTEL; this is encoded by the exons ATGCTGGGCCTCGGCCgctttttgctgctgctgctgctcgccGGGTTCTGCCCGCCCGCCATCAGCCTCCGCCATGGGCCCTCCAAGATCG CCGTGGTGGGCGGCGGGATCGGCGGCTCGGCCGCCGCGTATTTCCTGCGGCAGAAGTTCGGCCGCAGCGTGCAGCTGCACGTGCTGGAGAAGGCAGCGCTGGGCGGCCGGCTGGACACACTGGACGTGGAGGGGGCCAGCTACGAGGCAGGGGGGTCCGTGATCCACCCCCTCAACCTGCACATGAAGCATTTTGTCCAGGAGCTGG GCCTTTCGGCCAACACACTCCAGGGCAGCCCCTCAGGCGTTTACAACGGGGAGGAATTTGTGTTTGAGGAGAGCAGCTGGTCCTTCATCAACCGCCCCAAGCTGCTGTGGCACTATGGCCTCAACCCCCTGCGCATGTCCATGTGGGTGGAGGACATCCTGGACAAGTTCATGAG GATCTACCGGTACCAGATGCACGACTACGCCTTCAGCAGCAACGAGCGCCTGCTGCACGCCCTGGGCGGCGACGACTTCGCGCGGCTGCTGAACCAGAGCATCGACGAGGCCATGCAGAAAGCAGGCTTCTCCCAGAAATTCATCAACCAGGTGGTGTGTCCGGTCATGAGGTATGCTTATGGCCAAGGGGTCACCGTCAATGGCTTTGTAG GTGCTCTCCTTGCAGGCTGGTTGGAGTCAGGCCTTTGGTCTGTGAAAGGGGGGAACAAACTCGTGTGCTCCGGCCTCATCTACTCCTCCAAGGCCGAGGTTATCCCAGGAACAGTCGTGTCCATAGAGCCAAAAACCAGACACCAGCGTGGTG GGGACGTGGTGAAGCTCTACGAGGTCACCTACAACACGTCCTCGGGGCTCACCGGGGACACCTACGACATCGTGGTCATCGCGGCGCCGCTGGGCCGCAAGATGGCCAACATCACCTTCCGCAACTTCGACCCTCCCATCCCGGAATTCCACAGTCCCTACCAGCAGATCTTCACCACCCTGGTGCACGGGCGCTTGAACACCTCCTTCTTTGGCTACCAGGACCCCCAGGATTTTCATCTTGGAGCTGTTTTCACCACGGACAACCCCAAACTGTTCTTTAACAGCGTGAACCTGGAGCCCCCCGTGGGTGACACGGGCACGGGCGAGAAGCTGCCGCTGCCCTCGGCCGtctggaaggtgttttccaacGAGGAGCTCAGCAAGGAGCAGCTCAATCTGCTCTTCTCCTCCTATGACTCGGTGAAGGTGAAGCCGTGGCTGGCGTATCCCCAGTACAGCGCTCCCGAGAGCTTTCCCCCCATCGTGCTGCACGAGCAGCTCTACTACCTGAACGGGCTGGAGCGCGCCGCCAGCGCCATGGAGATGAGCGCCATCGCCGCCCGCAACGCCGCCCTGCTCGCCTTCCACCGCTGGCACGGCCACGGCGCCAGCGTCGACCAGGAGGACCTGCACGAGAGGCTCAAAACGGAGCTCTGA
- the SNRPG gene encoding small nuclear ribonucleoprotein G, translated as MSKAHPPELKKFMDKKLSLKLNGGRHVQGILRGFDPFMNLVIDECVEMAAGGQQNNIGMVVIRGNSIIMLEALERV; from the exons ATGAGCAAAGCGCACCCGCCCGAGCTGAAAAA GTTCATGGACAAGAAGCTGTCGT TGAAGCTGAACGGCGGCCGGCACGTGCAGGGCATCCTGCGGGGCTTCGACCCCTTCATGAACCTGGTGATCGACGAGTGCGTGGAGATGGCGGCGGGCGGGCAGCAGAACAACATCGGCATGGTG GTGATCCGAGGGAACAGCATCATCATGCTGGAAGCTTTGGAACGGGTATAA
- the LOC141731946 gene encoding prenylcysteine oxidase 1-like, producing the protein MALRDLDDAAVRSRPELYSQPAHRPLPFPAAMPGLRRLLQLLLGALCPLALSLRHGPSKIAVVGGGIGGSAAAYFLRQKFGRSVQLHVLEKAALGGRLDTLDVEGASYEAGGSVIHPLNLHMKHFVQELGLSVATPQGSLAGIYNGEEFVFEESSWSFINLLKLLWHYGLNPLRMSMWVEDILDKFMRIYRYQMHDYAFSSNERLLHALGGDDFARLLNQSIDEAMQKAGFSQKFINQVVCPAMRVNYGQGVTIPGFVGAVSLAGVQSGLWSVKGGNKLVCSGLIYSSKAEVIPGTVVSIEPKTRHQRGGDVVKLYEVTYNTSSGLTGDTYDIVVIAAPLGRKMANITFRNFDPPIPEFHNPYHQTVTTLVHGRLNTSFFGYQDPQAFPFGAIFTTDNPKLFINSLGVVSPVLDTGTGEKLPLPSAVWKVFSNEELSKEQLNLLFSSYDSVKVKPWLAYPQYSAPESFPPIVLHEQLYYLNGLERAASAMEMSAIAARNAALLAFHRWHGHGASVDQEDLHERLKTEL; encoded by the exons ATGGCTCTCCGTGACCTTGATGATGCCGCTGTCCGCAGCCGGCCAGAGCTGTACTCTCAGCCCGCCCATCGCCCTCTGCCCTTCCCCGCCGCCATGCCGGGCCTCCgccggctcctgcagctcctgctcggcGCTCTATGCCCGCTCGCCCTCAGCCTCCGACATGGACCCTCCAAGATCG CCGTGGTGGGCGGCGGGATCGGCGGCTCGGCCGCCGCGTATTTCCTGCGGCAGAAGTTCGGCCGCAGCGTGCAGCTGCACGTGCTGGAGAAGGCAGCGCTGGGCGGCCGGCTGGACACGCTGGACGTGGAGGGGGCCAGCTACGAAGCAGGGGGGTCCGTGATCCACCCCCTCAACCTGCACATGAAGCATTTTGTCCAGGAGCTGG GCCTCTCGGTCGCTACACCCCAGGGCAGCCTCGCAGGCATTTATAATGGGGAGGAATTTGTGTTTGAGGAGAGCAGCTGGTCCTTCATCAACCTCCTCAAGCTGCTGTGGCACTACGGCCTCAACCCCCTGCGCATGTCCATGTGGGTGGAGGACATCCTGGACAAGTTCATGAG GATCTACCGGTACCAGATGCACGACTACGCCTTCAGCAGCAACGAGCGCCTGCTGCACGCCCTGGGCGGCGACGACTTCGCGCGGCTGCTGAACCAGAGCATCGACGAGGCCATGCAGAAAGCAGGCTTCTCCCAGAAATTCATCAACCAGGTGGTGTGTCCGGCCATGAGGGTGAATTACGGCCAAGGGGTCACCATCCCTGGCTTTGTGG GTGCTGTGTCCCTCGCCGGGGTGCAGTCGGGCCTTTGGTCTGTGAAAGGGGGGAACAAACTCGTGTGCTCCGGCCTCATCTACTCCTCCAAGGCCGAGGTTATCCCAGGAACAGTCGTGTCCATAGAGCCAAAAACCAGACACCAGCGTGGTG GGGACGTGGTGAAGCTCTACGAGGTCACCTACAACACGTCCTCGGGGCTCACCGGGGACACCTACGACATTGTGGTCATCGCGGCGCCGCTGGGCCGCAAGATGGCCAACATCACCTTCCGCAACTTCGACCCTCCCATCCCGGAATTCCACAATCCATACCACCAGACCGTCACCACCCTGGTGCACGGGCGCTTGAACACCTCCTTCTTTGGCTACCAGGACCCACAGGCCTTTCCCTTTGGGGCCATTTTCACCACGGACAACCCCAAACTGTTCATCAACAGCCTGGGTGTGGTGTCTCCCGTGCTTGACACGGGCACGGGCGAGAAGCTGCCGCTGCCCTCGGCCGtctggaaggtgttttccaacGAGGAGCTCAGCAAGGAGCAGCTCAATCTGCTCTTCTCCTCCTACGACTCGGTGAAGGTGAAGCCGTGGCTGGCGTATCCCCAGTACAGCGCTCCCGAGAGCTTTCCCCCCATCGTGCTGCACGAGCAGCTCTACTACCTGAACGGGCTGGAGCGCGCCGCCAGCGCCATGGAGATGAGCGCCATCGCCGCCCGCAACGCCGCCCTGCTCGCCTTCCACCGCTGGCACGGCCACGGCGCCAGCGTCGACCAGGAGGACCTGCACGAGAGGCTCAAAACGGAGCTCTGA